In one Mesorhizobium australicum genomic region, the following are encoded:
- a CDS encoding NADH:flavin oxidoreductase/NADH oxidase produces MSALFSQGRLGGLDLDNRIVVSPMCQYSGERGVAQPWHLIHIGNLMMSGAGLVIMEATSVEAAGLGTHGCLGLYTDEQEKALGSLVAQANKLSSARLGIQLTHTGRKAATRTIPERWRGEPLPPEEGAWKPVAPSPIAYDAGWQVPEELTEDGIRNIIQAFADSAVRADRAGFDLVEIHGAHGYLIHSFLSPITNLRTDGWGGSADRRNRFAIEIVRAVRAVWPRSKALGFRMNSTDWTPEGSTLDDAVDLARALETEGLDYVVMSSGNIKPGIAIPPAAPGHQVPFATAIKKGTGLAAMAVGMIAKPEQAEAVVASDEADFVALARPMLDNPRWGLHAAAALGADIRYPPQYIRARPNNWLGFGFVHPDAKPPATTQQLDRPKSVSSWDRPAAPEKPSTAA; encoded by the coding sequence ATGAGCGCGCTGTTTTCCCAAGGCAGGCTGGGCGGCCTTGATCTCGACAACCGCATCGTCGTCTCGCCGATGTGCCAGTATAGCGGCGAGCGCGGCGTGGCGCAGCCCTGGCACCTGATCCACATCGGCAACCTGATGATGTCGGGCGCCGGCCTCGTGATCATGGAGGCCACCTCCGTCGAGGCAGCCGGCCTCGGCACCCATGGCTGCCTGGGCCTTTACACCGACGAGCAGGAGAAAGCGCTCGGATCTCTCGTCGCGCAGGCGAACAAACTCTCTTCTGCCAGGCTCGGCATCCAGTTGACCCACACCGGACGCAAGGCCGCGACACGCACCATCCCCGAGCGCTGGCGCGGCGAGCCGCTGCCGCCGGAGGAAGGCGCGTGGAAGCCCGTGGCGCCCTCCCCCATCGCCTATGATGCTGGCTGGCAGGTGCCGGAGGAACTGACCGAGGACGGCATCCGGAACATCATCCAGGCTTTCGCGGACTCTGCCGTGCGGGCCGATCGCGCTGGATTCGACCTGGTCGAGATCCACGGCGCGCACGGCTATCTGATCCACTCGTTCCTGTCGCCGATCACCAACCTTCGCACCGACGGCTGGGGCGGATCGGCGGACAGGCGCAACCGGTTCGCGATCGAGATCGTGCGCGCCGTTCGCGCTGTATGGCCACGCAGCAAGGCGCTGGGCTTCCGGATGAACAGCACGGACTGGACGCCGGAAGGTTCGACGCTGGACGACGCCGTCGATCTTGCGAGGGCGTTGGAGACGGAAGGTCTCGACTACGTCGTGATGTCGTCGGGCAACATCAAGCCGGGCATTGCGATCCCGCCCGCGGCGCCGGGCCATCAGGTTCCGTTCGCGACCGCGATCAAGAAGGGAACCGGACTGGCGGCGATGGCGGTGGGAATGATCGCAAAGCCCGAACAGGCCGAGGCGGTCGTCGCTTCCGACGAGGCTGACTTCGTCGCGCTCGCGCGGCCGATGCTCGACAATCCGCGCTGGGGCCTGCATGCGGCGGCGGCCCTCGGCGCGGACATCCGCTACCCGCCGCAATATATCCGCGCGCGGCCGAACAACTGGCTGGGCTTCGGCTTCGTCCATCCCGACGCCAAGCCGCCGGCGACGACGCAGCAGCTCGACCGGCCGAAGAGCGTGTCGTCGTGGGACAGGCCGGCGGCGCCGGAAAAGCCTTCGACGGCGGCTTGA
- a CDS encoding helix-turn-helix domain-containing protein: MATSIRLFKGAFGHVSVLNVESDFVTHAHPEAHIIVWIEGAAGRMTIGDGAVNLGAATAAAINPLEPHSHDLACEGRAGLFLAFYIDPAWARLRRGLPSGAPLFVEPTIPLEPWLHRAAASLLDQLCDDCGLDDLAPYEIERLIDSLFDAADEAHPRRLRGLGANAMLDHRIRKAIELMKGNVCERMSLDDVAREVGLSRPHFFALFKEQTSLTPNVYWNTLRMDEALRQLRSTQEPLISVACQLGFTTAGNFSRFFRDHAGVPPTLYREAARAGL; this comes from the coding sequence ATGGCCACCTCGATCCGGCTCTTCAAGGGCGCGTTCGGGCATGTGTCTGTGCTGAACGTCGAAAGCGATTTCGTCACTCACGCGCATCCGGAAGCGCATATCATTGTCTGGATAGAGGGTGCTGCCGGTCGCATGACCATCGGCGACGGCGCGGTAAATCTGGGTGCCGCGACGGCGGCGGCGATCAACCCGCTCGAGCCGCACAGCCACGACCTCGCCTGCGAAGGCCGCGCCGGCCTGTTCCTCGCCTTCTACATCGACCCGGCCTGGGCGCGGCTGCGGCGCGGGCTACCCTCCGGCGCGCCGCTTTTTGTCGAGCCGACCATTCCGCTGGAGCCCTGGCTGCACCGCGCGGCGGCATCCCTGCTCGACCAGCTCTGCGACGACTGCGGGCTGGACGATCTGGCTCCCTACGAGATCGAACGGCTGATCGACAGCCTGTTCGACGCCGCGGACGAGGCGCATCCGCGCCGGCTGCGCGGCCTTGGGGCAAACGCCATGCTTGACCACCGCATCCGCAAGGCGATCGAGCTGATGAAGGGCAATGTCTGCGAGCGGATGAGCCTGGACGATGTGGCGCGCGAGGTCGGCCTGTCGCGGCCGCATTTCTTCGCGCTGTTCAAGGAGCAGACCTCGCTGACGCCCAACGTCTACTGGAACACGCTGAGGATGGACGAGGCGCTGCGGCAGCTGCGTTCGACACAGGAGCCGCTGATCTCGGTGGCGTGCCAGCTCGGCTTCACCACCGCCGGGAACTTCTCACGCTTCTTCCGCGACCATGCCGGCGTGCCCCCGACGCTCTATCGAGAAGCGGCGCGCGCCGGGCTGTGA
- a CDS encoding SRPBCC family protein, producing MASVTISSVIDAPIEKVWARIRDFNGLPSWHPRMVESEIEDGKKATEIGCVRKFKVASGATIREKLTAFSDADHLTTYSIIEHPAPISNHTATLKLERVTDGDRTFAIWTSTFDAPADKGDEIAKGMGDNVFQGGFNALKAHFSGQS from the coding sequence ATGGCATCGGTCACCATCTCCAGCGTCATCGACGCTCCCATCGAAAAGGTCTGGGCGCGCATCCGCGACTTCAACGGGCTGCCCTCCTGGCATCCACGCATGGTCGAGAGTGAGATCGAAGACGGCAAGAAGGCGACCGAGATCGGCTGCGTCCGCAAATTCAAGGTGGCGTCGGGGGCGACCATCCGCGAGAAACTCACCGCCTTCTCCGACGCCGACCACCTGACCACCTATTCGATCATCGAGCACCCGGCCCCGATCTCGAACCACACGGCGACGCTGAAGCTGGAACGCGTGACGGACGGGGACCGCACCTTCGCGATCTGGACGAGCACGTTCGACGCGCCGGCCGACAAGGGTGACGAGATTGCCAAGGGGATGGGCGACAACGTCTTCCAGGGCGGTTTCAACGCGCTGAAGGCGCATTTCTCAGGGCAAAGCTGA
- a CDS encoding ABC transporter ATP-binding protein translates to MANSSAVLSRTETAQDADNVLVAEGLTKVFAGFAAVKDVNLAVRRGSIHALIGPNGAGKTTCFNLLTKTLAPTSGKIVFDGEDISSLRTSQVARRGLVRSFQISATFPNLTARENVRVALQSSYGTAYQFWRSLRAVAPLNSRADELLEQVGLANSRDTPAAELSYGKKRALEIATTLALEPRVMLLDEPTAGMGHEDIEPITDLIRRAAVGRTVLLVEHNLSVVSTLCDKITVLQHGQVLAEGNYAEVSNNPAVVTAYMGGVDE, encoded by the coding sequence ATGGCGAATAGCTCTGCGGTCCTGTCGCGGACCGAGACTGCCCAGGACGCGGACAACGTGCTGGTAGCCGAAGGGCTGACCAAGGTCTTTGCCGGCTTCGCTGCCGTGAAGGACGTGAACCTCGCCGTTCGGCGGGGTTCGATTCATGCGCTGATCGGACCGAACGGCGCCGGCAAGACGACCTGCTTCAACCTCCTGACCAAGACGCTCGCCCCGACCAGCGGCAAGATCGTCTTCGACGGCGAGGACATCTCCTCGCTGCGCACCTCCCAGGTGGCGCGCCGCGGTCTCGTGCGCTCGTTCCAGATCTCGGCGACCTTCCCGAACCTCACCGCCCGCGAGAACGTTCGCGTGGCGCTGCAGTCGTCCTACGGCACCGCCTATCAGTTCTGGCGCTCGCTGCGGGCGGTTGCGCCGCTGAACAGCCGCGCCGACGAACTGCTGGAGCAGGTGGGGCTGGCCAACAGCCGCGACACGCCCGCCGCCGAGCTCTCTTACGGCAAGAAGCGCGCGCTGGAGATCGCCACCACGCTGGCGCTCGAGCCGCGCGTCATGTTGCTGGACGAGCCGACGGCCGGCATGGGTCACGAGGACATCGAACCCATCACCGACCTAATCAGGCGCGCCGCCGTCGGGCGCACCGTACTGCTGGTCGAGCACAATCTCTCGGTCGTCTCGACGCTGTGTGACAAGATCACCGTGCTGCAGCACGGCCAGGTGCTCGCCGAAGGCAACTATGCCGAGGTTTCGAACAATCCCGCGGTCGTCACCGCCTACATGGGAGGCGTCGATGAGTAG
- a CDS encoding acyl-CoA dehydrogenase family protein encodes MPQTVFDDPDGTLAMLRDSVATLASRQPGAASLRAKRARSADVDRDLWNSMAEAGWTGLLLPEDLGGAGLGLAEQAVLSESLGRALISEPIGAGAVFASTLLRDAPASAERDRLAAGLASGELFVTPAWQDPSEHAHGAPLKAAVDADGVVLTGDRHFVDGASSATDFLVVVDAGSEALVVSVPANASGFSVSEKAGVDGAAIGRLHFERCRVAASRVIARGPSVAVLVQAAVTNARIAIAAELAGIASKAIEMTIAYTKDRVQFGKPIASFQAVQHRMVEMWSDAEFACASVVNAVMRQSEGDAKEAAMAVLAAKARCGDAATSICRRAVHLHGAMGFTDEHDIGLYLKRAIALSATLGQPEAMRLEFVEVERAA; translated from the coding sequence ATGCCGCAGACAGTTTTCGACGATCCCGATGGCACGCTTGCGATGCTGCGCGACAGCGTGGCGACGCTGGCGTCGCGTCAGCCGGGAGCAGCATCGCTGCGCGCCAAACGCGCCCGGTCGGCCGATGTCGACCGCGATCTCTGGAACTCCATGGCCGAAGCCGGCTGGACCGGCCTGCTGCTGCCCGAGGACCTCGGTGGCGCGGGTCTTGGCCTCGCCGAGCAGGCCGTTCTCTCTGAATCCCTGGGTCGGGCGCTGATTTCCGAGCCGATCGGCGCGGGCGCGGTCTTCGCCTCCACCCTTCTGCGCGATGCGCCGGCCTCCGCAGAGCGCGACCGTCTCGCGGCGGGCCTCGCTTCCGGCGAACTGTTTGTCACGCCTGCCTGGCAGGATCCGTCGGAACATGCGCACGGCGCGCCGCTCAAGGCTGCCGTGGACGCGGATGGCGTCGTGCTCACCGGAGATCGCCACTTCGTCGACGGCGCGAGCTCCGCGACCGATTTCCTGGTTGTGGTGGATGCCGGCAGCGAGGCGCTGGTCGTTTCCGTGCCTGCGAATGCGTCGGGTTTCTCTGTGTCGGAGAAGGCGGGCGTCGACGGCGCGGCCATCGGTCGTTTGCATTTCGAGCGCTGCCGTGTCGCGGCCAGCCGCGTGATCGCCCGAGGCCCGAGCGTCGCCGTGCTTGTGCAAGCCGCCGTGACCAATGCGCGGATCGCTATCGCGGCGGAGCTTGCGGGCATTGCCAGCAAGGCCATCGAGATGACGATCGCCTACACCAAGGACCGCGTCCAGTTCGGCAAGCCGATTGCGAGCTTCCAGGCGGTGCAGCACCGCATGGTCGAAATGTGGAGCGACGCGGAGTTCGCCTGCGCTTCCGTCGTCAACGCGGTCATGCGTCAGTCGGAAGGCGATGCGAAGGAAGCGGCCATGGCCGTGCTCGCGGCCAAGGCGCGCTGCGGCGATGCGGCGACCTCGATCTGCCGCCGCGCGGTGCATCTGCACGGCGCCATGGGCTTCACCGATGAGCACGACATCGGCCTCTACCTGAAGCGCGCCATCGCGCTCAGCGCGACCCTCGGCCAGCCCGAGGCGATGCGCCTGGAATTCGTCGAAGTGGAACGCGCGGCCTGA
- a CDS encoding branched-chain amino acid ABC transporter permease, protein MFEGISTQLLFGQVLLGLINGSFYAMLSMGLAIIFGLMSVVNFTHGAQYMLGAFVAWLLLSFLGLNYWWALILAPVIVALTGMVMERLLLRPLQGLDHLYGLLATYAVALIVEGLVRYKYGSTGLPYENPIPGGMNLGFMFLPYYRLWVVVFSLVTCLGTWYLIEYTKLGAYLRAANEKPQIVEAFGINVPKMMTLTYGFGVGLAGLSGVLAAPIYQVSPSMGSSLMIVVFAVVVIGGTGSIAGAAVTGYMLGVVEGLTKVFYPEAASVVIFLFMIVSLYLRPAGLFASKESV, encoded by the coding sequence ATGTTCGAAGGCATCAGTACCCAACTGCTCTTCGGGCAGGTCCTGCTCGGCCTCATCAACGGCTCGTTCTACGCGATGCTGTCGATGGGCCTCGCCATCATCTTCGGCCTGATGAGCGTCGTGAACTTCACGCACGGCGCCCAGTATATGCTCGGCGCCTTCGTCGCCTGGCTGCTGCTGAGCTTCCTCGGGCTGAACTACTGGTGGGCGCTCATTCTCGCGCCGGTCATCGTCGCCCTCACCGGCATGGTCATGGAACGGCTGCTGCTGCGGCCGCTTCAGGGGCTGGACCATCTCTACGGCCTGCTGGCGACCTACGCCGTCGCGCTGATCGTCGAGGGGCTCGTGCGCTACAAATACGGCTCCACCGGTCTACCGTATGAGAACCCGATCCCCGGCGGCATGAATCTCGGCTTCATGTTCCTGCCCTACTACCGCCTGTGGGTGGTGGTCTTCTCGCTCGTGACCTGCCTGGGCACCTGGTATCTCATCGAATATACCAAGCTCGGCGCCTATCTGCGCGCGGCCAATGAGAAGCCGCAGATCGTCGAGGCGTTCGGCATCAACGTGCCGAAGATGATGACGCTCACCTACGGCTTCGGCGTCGGCCTGGCCGGCCTGTCGGGCGTGCTGGCCGCGCCGATCTACCAGGTCTCGCCGTCGATGGGGTCAAGCCTGATGATCGTCGTCTTCGCCGTGGTCGTCATCGGCGGCACGGGCTCGATCGCGGGCGCGGCCGTCACCGGATACATGCTCGGCGTCGTCGAGGGCCTCACCAAGGTCTTCTACCCCGAGGCCGCCAGCGTCGTGATCTTCCTGTTCATGATCGTCTCGCTCTATCTGCGCCCGGCCGGCTTGTTCGCCAGCAAGGAGTCCGTCTGA
- a CDS encoding ABC transporter ATP-binding protein — protein sequence MSSVAVEKASPALNAAPMLKIDNLSAWYAESKVLHGMSFDVREGELLTLIGRNGAGKTTTLRSIMGIVQKRTGSINFNGTELVGKRTFQIARLGIGYCPEERAIFSSLSVQENLFLPPVLREGGMTDEQLYATFPNLKARANSQGTKLSGGEQQMLAIARILRTGSRLLLLDEPSEGLAPVVVKEIGETIQRLKAQGFTIVLVEQNLRFARLVADRHVVVENGRVVDILTNAELEADMGRVKSYLGV from the coding sequence ATGAGTAGCGTTGCCGTCGAGAAGGCGTCGCCCGCGTTGAATGCGGCGCCGATGCTGAAGATCGACAATCTCAGCGCCTGGTATGCGGAATCGAAGGTCCTGCACGGCATGAGCTTCGACGTGCGCGAAGGCGAGCTCCTCACACTCATCGGACGCAACGGCGCGGGCAAGACCACGACGCTGCGCTCGATCATGGGCATCGTCCAGAAACGCACCGGCTCGATCAACTTCAACGGCACCGAGCTGGTCGGCAAGCGCACCTTCCAGATCGCGCGTCTCGGCATCGGCTACTGCCCCGAGGAGCGCGCGATCTTCTCGTCGCTTTCGGTGCAGGAAAACCTGTTCCTGCCACCGGTGCTGCGCGAAGGCGGCATGACCGACGAACAGCTCTACGCCACCTTTCCGAACCTCAAGGCGCGCGCGAACAGCCAGGGCACCAAGCTCTCCGGCGGCGAGCAGCAGATGCTGGCGATCGCCCGCATCCTGCGCACCGGTTCGCGCTTGCTCCTGCTCGACGAACCGAGCGAGGGGCTCGCGCCGGTCGTCGTCAAGGAGATCGGCGAAACCATCCAGCGCCTGAAGGCGCAAGGCTTCACCATCGTGCTTGTCGAGCAGAACCTGCGCTTCGCGCGCCTAGTCGCCGACCGCCACGTGGTGGTGGAGAACGGCAGGGTGGTGGACATCCTGACCAACGCAGAGCTCGAGGCCGACATGGGCCGCGTCAAATCCTATCTGGGGGTGTGA
- a CDS encoding enoyl-CoA hydratase/isomerase family protein, whose protein sequence is MRNNLIKVDIADHIALVKMDSPPVNAYSRDFSEEMIETFDELNDTPEVRCIVITGREKIFSAGADIKNRQAIGDIKGETYRHMRRAREVSNSIMEQNRPVIAAVNGPALGAGMGPVIAADIIIASENAVFGLPEIDIGLMGGVSHITTIFPKSLARRMVLTGYRVPAAEAYRRGIIEACVPLEDLMEEAMKLARNIAAKSPKALSLAKRAINTVGSMPLREGYRFEQNLTNEMTRHEDSKEAMRAFIEKRPAVFKDSI, encoded by the coding sequence ATGCGTAACAATCTGATCAAGGTCGACATCGCCGACCACATCGCGCTCGTGAAGATGGACAGCCCCCCGGTCAACGCCTACTCGCGTGACTTCTCCGAGGAGATGATCGAGACGTTCGACGAGCTGAACGACACGCCCGAAGTGCGCTGCATCGTCATCACCGGCCGCGAGAAGATTTTCTCCGCCGGCGCCGACATCAAGAACCGCCAGGCCATCGGCGACATCAAGGGCGAGACCTACCGCCACATGCGCCGCGCACGCGAGGTTTCCAACTCGATCATGGAGCAGAACCGTCCGGTCATCGCCGCCGTCAACGGTCCCGCTCTCGGCGCCGGCATGGGCCCGGTGATCGCCGCCGACATCATCATTGCCTCCGAGAACGCCGTGTTCGGACTGCCGGAGATCGACATCGGCCTGATGGGCGGCGTCAGCCACATCACCACCATCTTCCCGAAGTCGCTCGCCCGCCGCATGGTCTTGACCGGCTACCGCGTGCCGGCTGCCGAGGCCTACCGCCGCGGCATTATCGAGGCCTGCGTGCCGCTCGAGGACCTGATGGAGGAGGCGATGAAGCTCGCCCGCAACATCGCCGCCAAGAGCCCGAAGGCGCTCTCGCTCGCCAAGCGCGCTATCAACACGGTCGGCTCCATGCCGCTGCGCGAAGGCTACCGCTTCGAGCAGAACCTGACCAACGAGATGACCCGCCACGAGGACTCCAAGGAGGCCATGCGCGCCTTCATCGAGAAGCGCCCGGCGGTGTTCAAGGACTCGATCTGA
- a CDS encoding acyl-CoA dehydrogenase family protein, translating to MATDWNAMSDDDFRAAFRDLVERRLPPELRFMRKQRPLYEEIKVWYDGLAEEGWLSPVWPVEYGGMGLNPQKHMIYVEEWGRLGCPRIPDHGLGLIGPLLLAFGTEEQKAHYLPRILSGKDIWCQGYSEPNSGSDLASLRTAAVRDGDHFVVNGQKIWTTLAHNANWIFALVRTSRDEKVRQKGITVLLIDMKSPGVKVRPIANLRGETDFCEVFFDNVRVPVGNVVGEVDQGWNVAKAVLGHERIFLGAPTRPEIAMERLDKLARARGAFEDPAFRSRYAKHRLDLYDLGSAFERFAKVLRDGGELGADVSLLKIFTTELYQRITEEMLLLAGEDARYFDDIEAGNDEVDAMNLFLDSRAPAIFGGSNEIQKNILAKAVLGLPS from the coding sequence ATGGCGACCGACTGGAATGCGATGTCGGATGACGACTTCCGGGCCGCTTTCCGCGACCTGGTCGAGCGTCGTCTCCCTCCCGAGCTGCGCTTCATGCGCAAGCAGCGGCCCCTCTACGAGGAGATAAAGGTCTGGTACGACGGGCTCGCCGAGGAAGGCTGGCTGTCGCCGGTCTGGCCCGTCGAATACGGTGGCATGGGGCTCAACCCCCAGAAGCACATGATCTATGTCGAGGAATGGGGCCGTCTCGGCTGCCCGCGCATTCCCGACCATGGCCTCGGCCTCATCGGTCCGCTGCTGCTGGCCTTCGGCACTGAAGAGCAGAAGGCGCACTACCTGCCGAGAATCCTCTCGGGCAAGGATATCTGGTGCCAGGGCTATTCCGAGCCGAACTCCGGTTCGGACCTCGCCAGCCTGCGCACCGCCGCGGTGCGGGACGGTGATCATTTCGTCGTCAACGGGCAGAAGATCTGGACCACGCTGGCGCACAACGCCAACTGGATCTTCGCTCTTGTTCGCACGTCGCGTGACGAGAAGGTCCGCCAGAAGGGCATCACCGTCCTCCTGATCGACATGAAGTCGCCCGGCGTGAAGGTTCGGCCGATCGCCAACCTGCGCGGCGAGACCGACTTCTGCGAGGTCTTCTTCGACAATGTGCGCGTGCCTGTCGGCAACGTCGTCGGCGAGGTCGATCAGGGCTGGAACGTCGCCAAGGCCGTGCTCGGCCACGAGCGCATCTTCCTCGGCGCGCCGACGCGTCCCGAGATCGCGATGGAGCGGCTGGACAAGCTCGCCCGTGCCCGCGGCGCCTTCGAGGACCCGGCCTTCCGCTCCCGCTATGCGAAGCACCGTCTGGACCTGTATGATCTCGGCTCCGCCTTCGAGCGTTTCGCCAAGGTTTTGCGCGACGGCGGGGAACTTGGCGCGGACGTGTCCCTGCTCAAGATCTTCACGACCGAGCTCTATCAGCGGATCACGGAGGAGATGTTGTTGCTGGCCGGCGAGGATGCCCGTTACTTCGACGACATCGAAGCCGGAAACGACGAGGTCGATGCGATGAACCTGTTCCTGGATTCGCGTGCGCCGGCCATCTTCGGCGGCTCGAACGAGATCCAGAAGAACATCCTTGCCAAGGCGGTGCTCGGCCTGCCGAGCTAA
- a CDS encoding branched-chain amino acid ABC transporter permease — protein MPRLLILAVVAVLAILAPFYFYSVTLMTVMCFIVFACSFNLLLGYTGLLCFGHAMFFGGAAYITGQILKTTPISTELAILGGGVAAGLLGLVIGYLTMRRQGIQFAMITLAFSQFVYFIFLQAPFTGGEDGMQAIPRNALFGFVDITSNFTFYYVVLAITALCVFIYYRVVHSPYGEVLKAVRDNQPRVESLGFDPEKIKLVAFVISAAMAGVAGGLKATVYQFATLTDASWPVSGEVILMTLLGGLGTLIGPVFGAAGIILLNDYLAGFGEWALVSQGVILLVVIVFFRRGIVGELAALAKYLRRRNATPETKAKQVEAKPAH, from the coding sequence ATGCCTCGCCTGCTCATCCTTGCCGTCGTCGCGGTGCTGGCGATCCTGGCGCCCTTCTATTTCTACTCTGTCACGCTGATGACGGTGATGTGTTTCATCGTCTTCGCGTGTTCGTTCAACCTCCTGCTCGGCTACACCGGCTTGCTCTGCTTCGGCCACGCCATGTTCTTTGGCGGCGCGGCCTACATCACGGGGCAGATCCTCAAGACGACCCCGATCTCGACCGAGCTCGCCATCCTCGGCGGCGGCGTGGCGGCAGGCCTGCTCGGCCTCGTCATCGGCTACCTCACGATGCGCCGCCAGGGCATCCAGTTCGCGATGATCACGCTCGCCTTCTCGCAGTTCGTCTACTTCATCTTCCTCCAGGCGCCGTTCACCGGTGGCGAAGACGGCATGCAGGCGATCCCGCGCAACGCCTTGTTCGGCTTCGTCGACATCACGTCGAACTTCACCTTCTACTACGTCGTACTGGCCATCACAGCGCTCTGCGTCTTCATCTACTACCGCGTCGTCCACTCGCCCTACGGCGAGGTGCTGAAGGCGGTGCGGGACAACCAGCCCCGCGTCGAGTCGCTCGGCTTCGATCCCGAGAAGATCAAGCTGGTGGCGTTCGTCATCTCCGCCGCGATGGCCGGAGTGGCAGGCGGCCTGAAGGCGACCGTCTACCAGTTCGCCACGCTCACCGACGCCTCCTGGCCGGTGTCCGGCGAGGTCATCCTGATGACGCTGCTCGGCGGCCTCGGCACGCTGATCGGCCCGGTCTTCGGCGCTGCCGGCATCATCCTGCTCAACGACTACCTCGCCGGCTTCGGCGAATGGGCGCTCGTTTCGCAAGGCGTGATCCTGCTGGTGGTGATCGTCTTCTTCCGCCGCGGCATCGTTGGCGAACTGGCTGCGCTCGCGAAATATCTGCGCCGTCGCAATGCGACGCCCGAGACCAAGGCCAAGCAGGTCGAGGCCAAGCCCGCGCATTGA
- a CDS encoding long-chain-fatty-acid--CoA ligase: MFGLMQDQPLLISSLIEHAARFHPHSEIVSRTCEGPTVRLTYSELRARAAKLANALLRMGVKPGDRVASLAWNTHRHMELYFAVSGIGAVLNTVNPRLFPEQIDYIVNHAENRVLFFDITFAGLVSDLKPKFSTVERFVALTDADHLPKEVDGAVAYEDLLDAESDAISWPVFDERQASSLCYTSGTTGNPKGVLYSHRSTILHSFMVCTTDGFKLGRADSVLLVVPLFHVNAWGIPYASAMCGAKLVLPGPKLDGKSLFELAVEEECTFSLGVPTVWLGFFKHIDDTPGLDVSKLKLERVVVGGSAAPRAIIERFRRDHGVFVLHAWGMSETSPVATIGNLLPAHESLPVDGQIDIQAKQGRPVYGIDIKITGEDGSDLPMDGSVSGDLKVRGPWVTKGYFKGEGGDVLDADGWFATGDVAKIDAEGYVQLTDRSKDVIKSGGEWISSIDLENAAVGHPAVQEAAVIGLPHPKWQERPLLIVVRKPGAEASREELLDFLSTRVAKWWLPDDVAFVDELPHTATGKLLKTKLRDQFRNHALPA, translated from the coding sequence ATGTTTGGCCTGATGCAGGACCAGCCGCTGCTGATCTCGTCGCTCATCGAACATGCAGCGCGTTTCCACCCGCATTCCGAAATCGTCAGCCGCACCTGCGAAGGGCCGACGGTCCGCCTGACTTATTCCGAGCTGCGTGCCCGCGCCGCCAAGCTCGCCAACGCGCTGCTGCGCATGGGCGTCAAGCCGGGCGACCGCGTCGCCTCGCTCGCCTGGAACACGCACCGGCACATGGAGCTCTATTTCGCGGTCTCCGGCATTGGCGCCGTGCTCAACACGGTCAATCCGCGTCTCTTTCCCGAGCAGATCGACTATATCGTCAATCACGCCGAGAACCGCGTCCTCTTCTTCGATATCACCTTCGCGGGCCTGGTCTCGGATCTGAAGCCGAAGTTCTCGACCGTCGAGCGCTTCGTTGCTCTGACCGATGCCGACCATCTGCCGAAGGAGGTCGACGGCGCCGTCGCCTATGAGGACCTGCTGGACGCCGAGAGCGACGCCATCTCCTGGCCGGTCTTCGACGAGCGCCAGGCCTCGTCTCTCTGCTACACGTCGGGCACCACGGGCAATCCGAAGGGCGTGCTCTATTCCCATCGCTCGACCATCCTGCATTCCTTCATGGTCTGCACGACGGACGGCTTCAAGCTCGGCCGGGCCGACAGCGTGCTGCTCGTCGTGCCGCTGTTCCACGTCAACGCCTGGGGCATTCCCTACGCCTCCGCCATGTGCGGCGCGAAGCTTGTGCTGCCGGGGCCGAAGCTCGACGGCAAGAGCCTGTTCGAGCTCGCGGTAGAGGAAGAGTGCACCTTCTCGCTCGGCGTTCCCACCGTCTGGCTCGGCTTCTTCAAGCATATCGACGACACGCCGGGCCTCGACGTGTCGAAGCTCAAGCTCGAGCGCGTGGTGGTGGGCGGCTCGGCCGCGCCGCGCGCCATTATCGAGCGCTTCCGCCGCGACCACGGTGTCTTCGTCTTGCATGCCTGGGGCATGAGCGAGACGAGCCCGGTTGCCACGATCGGCAACCTGCTGCCGGCGCACGAAAGCCTGCCCGTGGACGGCCAGATCGACATCCAGGCCAAGCAGGGCAGGCCGGTCTACGGCATCGACATCAAGATCACCGGCGAGGACGGTTCCGACCTGCCGATGGACGGCTCGGTCTCCGGCGACCTCAAGGTGCGTGGCCCCTGGGTCACGAAGGGCTACTTCAAGGGCGAGGGCGGCGACGTCCTCGACGCCGACGGCTGGTTCGCCACCGGCGACGTCGCCAAGATCGACGCCGAGGGCTACGTCCAGCTCACAGACCGCTCCAAGGACGTGATCAAGTCCGGCGGCGAGTGGATTTCCTCGATCGACCTGGAAAATGCCGCGGTCGGCCATCCGGCCGTGCAGGAGGCGGCGGTGATCGGTCTGCCGCATCCTAAGTGGCAGGAGCGCCCGCTTCTCATCGTCGTCCGCAAGCCGGGCGCCGAGGCTTCCCGCGAAGAGTTGCTCGACTTCCTCTCCACCCGCGTCGCCAAATGGTGGCTGCCCGACGATGTCGCGTTCGTCGACGAGCTGCCGCACACCGCGACCGGCAAGCTCCTCAAGACGAAGCTGCGCGACCAGTTCAGGAATCACGCGCTGCCCGCCTGA